One window from the genome of Macaca fascicularis isolate 582-1 chromosome 7, T2T-MFA8v1.1 encodes:
- the RNASE10 gene encoding inactive ribonuclease-like protein 10 isoform X1, with protein MKLNLVQILFMLLMLMLGLGMGLGLGLQMAAAVLEESDQPLNEFWSSDSQDETEATEEGDGTQTTETLVLGNKEVVQPGWPEDPILNEDEVGGNKMLRASALFQSNKDYLRLDQTDRECNEMMAHKMKEPNQSCIAQYAFIHEDLKTVKAVCNSPVIACELKGGKCHKSSRPFDLTLCELSKPDQVTPNCNYLTSVIKKHIIITCNDVKLQLPTG; from the coding sequence ATGAAGCTGAATCTGGTGCAGATCTTGTTCATGttgctgatgctgatgctgggCCTGGGgatgggcctggggctggggcttcAAATGGCTGCAGCAGTCTTGGAGGAGAGTGATCAACCGCTCAATGAATTTTGGTCCAGTGACTCACAGGACGAAACTGAGGCCACTGAGGAGGGAGATGGCACCCAAACCACAGAAACGCTGGTACTTGGCAACAAAGAAGTGGTGCAACCTGGCTGGCCGGAAGATCCCATCCTCAATGAAGATGAGGTTGGAGGAAACAAGATGCTCAGAGCCTCAGCTCTCTTTCAGAGCAACAAAGACTATCTTAGGCTTGACCAGACAGATAGAGAATGCAATGAAATGATGGCACACAAGATGAAGGAGCCCAATCAGAGTTGCATAGCCCAGTATGCATTCATCCATGAGGATCTAAAGACAGTCAAAGCTGTCTGTAACAGTCCTGTCATTGCCTGTGAGCTCAAGGGGGGAAAATGTCACAAAAGCTCCCGACCTTTTGATTTGACATTGTGCGAGCTGTCCAAACCAGACCAGGTCACTCCTAACTGCAATTACCTAACTTCTGTTATAAAAAAGCACATTATTATAACCTGTAATGACGTGAAACTCCAGTTACCCACTGGATAA
- the RNASE10 gene encoding inactive ribonuclease-like protein 10 isoform X2 yields the protein MHCAERAAPPVGEKRKVSPGLAARALLTKKETLGGKNLGNERTQESLQLLRYVGKMKLNLVQILFMLLMLMLGLGMGLGLGLQMAAAVLEESDQPLNEFWSSDSQDETEATEEGDGTQTTETLVLGNKEVVQPGWPEDPILNEDEVGGNKMLRASALFQSNKDYLRLDQTDRECNEMMAHKMKEPNQSCIAQYAFIHEDLKTVKAVCNSPVIACELKGGKCHKSSRPFDLTLCELSKPDQVTPNCNYLTSVIKKHIIITCNDVKLQLPTG from the exons ATGCACTGCGCGGAAAGAGCGGCTCCTCCGGTCGGGGAGAAGAGGAAAGTGTCTCCagg ACTAGCAGCCAGGGCACTGCTCACCAAGAAGGAAACCCTGGGAGGGAAGAACTTGGGGAACGAGAGGACACAAGAATCTCTGCAGCTTCTTAGGTATGTAG GCAAAATGAAGCTGAATCTGGTGCAGATCTTGTTCATGttgctgatgctgatgctgggCCTGGGgatgggcctggggctggggcttcAAATGGCTGCAGCAGTCTTGGAGGAGAGTGATCAACCGCTCAATGAATTTTGGTCCAGTGACTCACAGGACGAAACTGAGGCCACTGAGGAGGGAGATGGCACCCAAACCACAGAAACGCTGGTACTTGGCAACAAAGAAGTGGTGCAACCTGGCTGGCCGGAAGATCCCATCCTCAATGAAGATGAGGTTGGAGGAAACAAGATGCTCAGAGCCTCAGCTCTCTTTCAGAGCAACAAAGACTATCTTAGGCTTGACCAGACAGATAGAGAATGCAATGAAATGATGGCACACAAGATGAAGGAGCCCAATCAGAGTTGCATAGCCCAGTATGCATTCATCCATGAGGATCTAAAGACAGTCAAAGCTGTCTGTAACAGTCCTGTCATTGCCTGTGAGCTCAAGGGGGGAAAATGTCACAAAAGCTCCCGACCTTTTGATTTGACATTGTGCGAGCTGTCCAAACCAGACCAGGTCACTCCTAACTGCAATTACCTAACTTCTGTTATAAAAAAGCACATTATTATAACCTGTAATGACGTGAAACTCCAGTTACCCACTGGATAA